TTGGGAGACAAGACTGCCTATTGCAAAGGCCGGCAAGATCAAAGAAACCTGCTGGACATCTAAATCCATCCTTAGAGCGTAAACAGGGAAATTTCCATTTAATGACGCCTCAAGGAACCCGTAGCCAAATGGCGGCAGGAATGCAACCCATGCATACTTCGCAACTCTTTTAAAGCGGCGGAGCGTGCCAAGAAAGCTTGCGCCCTCCGTATCCTCTTCGGGATGTTCATTCTTAAGGAGGAAGACCGTCAGCCATGCCAGAAGGCTTATGGATGATGCTACCATGAATGGAAGAGAGCGATTGATCTCAAGCAAATTGGCTAAGAGCGGACCTGCTGCAAAGCCAAGGCTGAAGGAAAGCCCGTAGACTGCCAGGTTTCTTCCTCTTCTTTGCATTGGTGTGAATGCTGTTATCCATGTTTGGGTAGTGAAGTGCAAGGTATGGTCGCCGATTCCGATTATCATGCGCAGGATGAACCAAAACCAAAATGAATCCAGGAACGGGAACAAGAGAAAGGCGCACACAACCGTTAAACCGCCAAACATAATAAGTGGTTTATAGCCAAATTTCCGTAATGGGATTTCCATGAACGGGGAAATTAATAATATTCCAAGATATAACCCAGTTGCATTTAGCCCGTTCATGGAAGAACTGACCCCATCTTGCTCGAAAATAATGGAAATGAGCGGAAGCAGCATCCCTTGTGAAAAGCCAGAAACTCCAACAAGGATAATGAGCGAC
The Pradoshia eiseniae DNA segment above includes these coding regions:
- a CDS encoding MFS transporter, with the protein product MDTRYEKIRFWSLIILVGVSGFSQGMLLPLISIIFEQDGVSSSMNGLNATGLYLGILLISPFMEIPLRKFGYKPLIMFGGLTVVCAFLLFPFLDSFWFWFILRMIIGIGDHTLHFTTQTWITAFTPMQRRGRNLAVYGLSFSLGFAAGPLLANLLEINRSLPFMVASSISLLAWLTVFLLKNEHPEEDTEGASFLGTLRRFKRVAKYAWVAFLPPFGYGFLEASLNGNFPVYALRMDLDVQQVSLILPAFAIGSLVSQIPLGILSDTIGRKRVLLLVLTGGSATFLAAGYIEQSAVGLFAAIFIAGMFVGSTFSLGMSYMTDLLPAQLLPAGNIIFGVVFSIGSISGPFFGGLAIQYMPNGNFLLILGLMLALVIIAVSLFQPKNETEKKGMQSSLELHPE